The following nucleotide sequence is from Austwickia chelonae.
CCCGAGTCCGCGGTGGAGACGGTCGGCGATCGGGCGCGGATCACCCAGGTGGTGGTGAATCTGTTGGCCAATGCCCGAGTACATACTCCTGAGGGCACTACGGTGACGGCACGTGTCCGGGAGGTTCCTGCCGAGCCCGCCGAGTGTGGGGAGGGCCCTGCGGCGTGGGCGGTGATCACGGTGTCCGATGACGGCCCCGGCATCCCTGAGGAGCTGTTGCCTCGGGTTTTCTCCCGGTTCACCCGCGGCGATGAGGCCCGTACCCGGGTTACCGGGAGCCAGGAGAGCAGCGGACCGGCTTCGACCGGGTTGGGGCTGTCGATCGTGCAGGCGGTGGTCTCCGCGCATCGCGGCGAGGTGGGGGTGGACAGCGTGCCGGGGCGGACGGTGTTCACCGTGCGGCTGCCCATGTTGAGGTCTGCTCCGTCCGGTGGCGACGGCGAACCGGTAGCGGGCTGAGGTGTCGGCGCTCGACCGGTCAGAAGGCTCCTTCGCCGGGCGCAGCGATGAAGTGCCGGACCAGCCAGGTCGGGAAGAGGATGTAGAAGGCCAGGATGATCAGGCAGCCCAGGAGCAGGAGGATGCTGATGCCGCTCGCGTGGGCAAAAGCCAGCAGGTGCAGACGGACGGCGAGCAAGGCTCCAGCGGCTCCTATGCAGAGGTAGGTACCGCGACGCGCGCACCGTAGGCAGATCTCGGAGGATCTCAGTAGGCCGCCGGCCAGGGCGAGGACGAAAGCGAGGCTCAGCACGACGGCGGAGAGCATCAGGAAGCTGTGCGAGTGGTGGACTGCGGCGGGAACCGGTTGGAAGAGCACCGACCACCAGATCAGCATCACCCAGAAGCCGAAGGCGGCGACAGGCCCTGCACAGAGTCGGTCTTCGCGGTGTGTCATCACATGTCCCCCGCCTTATCGGCGCCAGGAAAGCTGCCACCCGACACCAGTTCATCGGTCCGCCAATGTGATTCAGGCTATTAGCCGGTATATGCCCTTTGTCTTCCATTTCAGGGGTCACGACTTGAGCGGTTTCCCTGGTACTGCCGACCGGGAGGCACTCACGCCCAGCGGAGGCTCAGGCGCGCCGGAAGGAAAGACGGAGACGCGCATGTACGCGAAGAGGGTCCGACACCTGATGGTGTCGGACCCTCTTCGCGTGGCGGAGGCGGAGGGATTTGAACCCTCGATGGGGTTTAACCCCCAAACCCGCTTAGCAGGCGGGCGCCATAGACCGGACTAGGCGACGCCTCCACGACTTCTACAACGATTCGTTGTAGCAAGCTTCGGACAGGCTACCCGCTCAAGGGGACCCAAGACAAAGCGAGACACGAGATTCCTCGACCAAGTTCTCCCCCAGACGCATCGAGGCGCCCGAATCGCGCGGAATACGAGGAAGGCCCCCCGAGATACCAGATCTCGGGGGGCCTTCCTCGAAGCTTGTCGTCAGCGACGATCAGAGGGGACGGACGTCGTCAGCCTGCGGACCCTTGGGGCCCTGCGTCACCTCGAACTCGACACGCTGAGCCTCGTCCAGCGACCGGTAGCCACTGGTCTGGATCGCGGTGTAGTGCACGAAGACGTCGGGGCCGCCGCCGTCCTGAGCAATGAAACCGAAGCCCTTTTCGGCGTTGAACCACTTAACGGTGCCCTGAGCCATGCGAAATACAACTCTCTATCTTTGAGGCCATCGGTTCGACACACTTCGTGTCGAACCTGGCTGCGGCATTACCCCCGACAAACGCGGGACATGCCCGTACTTTCCGAAAACTCACCGTGAGTGGCCGGATCCGGAATCACCTGCGAGGAACTGCTGTGCAACCAGGCTCACCGTAGCACGCGGCAGCTTCGACATAACAGAGCAGCATGACAGTTTATGACATTCTTGAGATAGGCATCCGAAATGCCCGACTGGATACGTCATATAGGCAGGTCAGACCCCTGAGGTAAGGCCATGAAAAATTTATGAGATTTCTTCGACACACCCTTGTCGGGCGTGTCGAATCATGCGCGTTTGGTCCCCTCACAGCCGCAACTACGTCGGTGGATGATCTCCCCCGCCAAGCGTAACGTCTGCGCCGGTACGTCCGGATTGTTCATCCGCCGCACCAGCATCTGCACCGCACGTGCACCGATCGCGAACCAGGGCTGCGCCACCGTCGTCATCGCGGGTTCAGCTGCACCGGACCAGGGCACTTCGTCGAAGCAGGCCATGGCCAGATCTCCAGGGACCGTGATGCCCGCCGCACGAGCCGCTCGCAACGAGCCCACGGTGGCCGAATAACCGGCCACGAAAAGCGCTGTCGGCGGATCCGGTTCCGCCAGAAGCGCAGACACGGACCGACGTACCTGCTCCTCGCCCGGGCACTCCTCGACCACCAGCTCGGAGGACAAAGGCAGCCCGCGGCGCCGATGCGCTTCCACATATCCGGCGAGTCTCTCCCGGTAGGTGGCCAGCTCGGGACGACCTCCCACATAGGCGACTCGCCGGTGGCCGCGCTGGATGAGGTGCTCGACCAGCGCGCAGGACGCCGACTCGTTCTCCACCCCCACTTGATCGACACGCATGTCCTGCAGACGGTCGACGACCACGAAGGGCACCGAACGGTCACGCAGCAGCTTCAAGGTGCCGTCCTCCCACCCGCCGGAAGGCGCGATGAGCAAGCCGTCGACGTGATGCGCCAAGAGACGGGCGACCACCTTGCTCTCGTGCTCGGCATCGTCATGGGTGTCGACCAACACCATCTGCACGCCGCGCCTGGAGGCCTCCTCCTCCACGCCGTCCGCCAGCTCACGCAGCGCAGGGTTCGAGGACATGGCGGCAGCCAGCCCGATCGTCATCGTCGCTCCGGCTGCCAGGGATCCTGCGACCGGGCGATGTTCGAAGCCCAGCCGCTGCATCGTGTCGAGCACCAGACTCCGTGTCTCCGGATTCACCGGTCTTGTGCCGTTCACGACGTGCGAAACAGTGCTCACGGACACCCCCGCGTCACGCGCGACCATGGTCATGGTGACACCCGCCATGACCCCATCCTTGCGCAAGCGCTCTCGGCGTTCCACTCCCACCCCCCTTGGACAAAAGCACGCAAACTCCGCGAGCTCCCCCGGCCTGCCCTTCTTGCCGGCCCCGACCGAGCTCCCCCGTCGTCGGCAGAAACCCTTGGGCTCGGTCCGCTCCAGATACCCCCACCGGTATCATGAAGGATCGTCCGGCACCGACCGGAAGGTCACCCCGCCGATCAACCAGACCGGCTCTCACCTGCGAAGGAGGCACCTGTGGTCTCGCTCGATCCCGATGACATGGGCCCCGTGGTCAACCGTCTCCGCCGAGCCCAAGGTCAGCTCGGCGGAGTCCTGGCAATGATCGAGGACGGTCGCGAATGCGAAGACGTCGTCACCCAGCTCGCCGCCGTCAGCAAAGCCGTTGACCGTGCCGCGTACAGCATCATCGCGACCACTCTGCGTCGCTGCATCGACGCCGGCGACGAAGAAAGCCTCGACGCCAAACGCCTCGAGAAGATCTTCCTCTCACTGGCGTGACCTCGACCCGACCGCAGCCTCGCCGCCGTCCCGTCACCCTCTGCGCACTCGCCGGGGTGTTCGCCCTCACCCTGAGCGCGTGCACCCCCGGCCCAGGACGATCCACCGGCGAGCCCTCCACCACCGCCCGCCCCAGCACCCCCGGAAGTTCCACGACAGCCGGGCACGCTCTGCCCCCTGAGCTCGTCGCCGCACTGGAGAAGCTCCCCGGCAATCTCTCCGAAAGATCTGGTCTGGCCGTTCTCCCGGTCGGTGGACGGGGCGAGCCAGCACTCTGGGGAGCCATTCGCACCGGACCGGCCTGGTCCACCATCAAGGTCCCGATGAGCGTCGCTGCCGGAAGCGCGCACCAGGAGGCCTCCCGGCTCGCCATCTCCCAGTCGGACAACGAAGCCGCCGCCCGACTCTGGGCGAGCCTGGGCGGCGGAGAAGAAGCCGCCACCGCCGTCCGCGCCGAGCTCCAACGCGGAGGCGATACCCGCACCTCCGTGCAGCATCAAGAAGTTCGCCCGCCCTATACCCCCTACGGGCAGACGAACTGGCAGCTGAACGACAGCGCGCGCTACACCGCGACCCTGCCCTGCCGACCCGAGGCAGCCGCCACCTACACCCAGATGCACACCATCGCAGCCGATCAGCGCTGGGGCCTAGGATCCATCCACGCGGAGGCGTACAAGGGCGGATGGGGCCCAGCCGTCGACCAGCAGTACGTAGCCCGCCAGATCGGCGTCATCGCCCGACCGGACGGCACCCGCACCGCCATCGCCATGATCGCGCTCTCTCCCGGCGGTTACGAACAAGCTGCCACCGACCTGGACATCCTGACCGGAACGATGCGCGAACACCTCGGCAAATTACCTTCAGGGCGGTGTACAACACCCTCAGGAGCAGCCGGAGACCGAGCCAAGCCCTGAGGGCCTTACACTGGCTTCTGCTGCGGTACACCACCCAGCACGGAGGGCTCGCATAGTGGACTAGTGCGGCGGTCTTGAAAACCGCTAGGCGGGCAACCGTCTCGTGGGTTCGAATCCCACGCCCTCCGCCACATGCCGAAGGGGCCCGCATCGCGATGATGCGGGCCCCTTCGGCATGTCGTCGCCCTGGGACAGGTCAGATGTCCTCGGCCTTCAGCCCGGGAAGCTTCGAGGAGGACATCAGCGGATTCCAGGAGCTCAAGAAGGTCTCCTTCGCCGACGAAGCCTTCGAGTTGGCCTGCGTCAGCTCACTGCTTCCCTGGCAGACCGTGCCCGCAGTGGCCATGTGCATGTAGATCTGGTCGGCGTCGGCTGACGCCTGCAGAGCCGCCTTGAGCTGATCACGCGCCCGCGAC
It contains:
- a CDS encoding cold-shock protein, with amino-acid sequence MAQGTVKWFNAEKGFGFIAQDGGGPDVFVHYTAIQTSGYRSLDEAQRVEFEVTQGPKGPQADDVRPL
- a CDS encoding LacI family DNA-binding transcriptional regulator, coding for MAGVTMTMVARDAGVSVSTVSHVVNGTRPVNPETRSLVLDTMQRLGFEHRPVAGSLAAGATMTIGLAAAMSSNPALRELADGVEEEASRRGVQMVLVDTHDDAEHESKVVARLLAHHVDGLLIAPSGGWEDGTLKLLRDRSVPFVVVDRLQDMRVDQVGVENESASCALVEHLIQRGHRRVAYVGGRPELATYRERLAGYVEAHRRRGLPLSSELVVEECPGEEQVRRSVSALLAEPDPPTALFVAGYSATVGSLRAARAAGITVPGDLAMACFDEVPWSGAAEPAMTTVAQPWFAIGARAVQMLVRRMNNPDVPAQTLRLAGEIIHRRSCGCEGTKRA
- a CDS encoding metal-sensitive transcriptional regulator, with protein sequence MGPVVNRLRRAQGQLGGVLAMIEDGRECEDVVTQLAAVSKAVDRAAYSIIATTLRRCIDAGDEESLDAKRLEKIFLSLA